cttttgtttctcaagtcattttgggacacacctagttgctcatgatcctaagaatttaaataaaacgagcacaagctcggaaggtagtcatacctcacaaaatatatgtatgcgtgtttaggtagtgaaaaataccttagatatgcatgtatgtaatttaggtagcaaacaactacctcacaaaatatatatgtatgtttaggtagcaagataccttagatatgcatgtatgtagcaaaaagatacctcacaaaatatatatatgtatgtttaggtagcaagataccttggatatgcatgtatatagcaaaaatacctcacaaaaatatacacatgtttaggtagcaaaatacctcatggaaaaaaaaggggaaaaaacaaaaaaaaaacaaacaagaaaaagaaataaacaaaaaaagaaaaaaaaaagaaaaaaaagttgtctagctgaaaaaccaacatgcttttgaaaagagatgacttccaactcttctttgaaaaaaaattcgctgatcatagctagtttttgaaaaaaaatgtgtgtacacctgaagggtgaatgctgtgaaattttcccgagtacccaaaatggactcggatgaatgcacaaattgataaaagaacatattttggaaacattgggttgatttaaaatagaggaaatgaatcctgagccctagcatcacatgaccataaaaattttacacttgagtgtccgcataggtgcatgcatgaccagttttgcataaaatttccaaatcatcatttttgcatttgtgtcatggaaataatgtggggcatcccttttatccttgaaccaaaccaaaccctgacatgtatcatgtctagccattctacaagtcttgagccaaaatcctgactcaccataaaccttgacccagggtgagaatgtcaatccttaccctcggaagcaaaaaaagaaaagaaggaaaatttctaatcaaagagaaagaaaaaagaaaagaaaggaaaattcccaatcaaagagtgggagaaagaaaaaagaaaagaaagaaaattcccaatcaaagaatgggagaaagaaaaaaaaagaaaaggaagaagaagaaggaaagcaagctcctgatcaaggatcgaaagaaaacagaagaaatgtgcagaaaggtctttggaccggacaatatctgaacaatacagaattgtccccaaatgaacaaaaagaaggaaaggaaaccacaacctaaagtggtcttctccctttaattgccaaccaaaatcttgtgcgctagcgacttcttcgccccgcactaaacaaaaatagaaaaggataaaagccaaaaaaaaaaatcaaaagccgaaaaacccaccaagaGAACCCGTTTCCAaggaaagtcctattgatctatgatcacgcatgtaatctttgatttgataggaaatgatttgtaaaatcaagtcatgacatatctatggttcggaattaggataaaacacttacctatgcgagattgatacactttgagtggatttcttctactTTTGTCGaacccaatgtttcctctaaatggtcatttagaaacgaaatgctaaacatccaaaatctcatttgtcgttatgagaaaatttcatcagtatactctccttccccagtagacacattgtttttggTCCGAAAAACATATGTTGATtagattagttggaagttttgtctctttactaaagcaagttcgcattttagcgaagaaaacaccgagactatttctagtctcacaagttatccagaactatgtaggtctgagttcctcattggaggatacgtattagcaaaagcctcgcttttgtcggccacttTCACAAGTTCTGTCATGCTGACAcaggagtcacgtgacatgcggagatacccaagtggttgtccgcactttcaaaactttctgtgctatctgtaagacgaaaagcctgatagcacgcagagactaacgtcgtcttctgcgcccttcatcaatcgcggccgacaagcccattgacacgcggagatttacgtcatctttcgcgctcacaagatctgtcatactgacttttgagtcacgctgacgggcggaaatacccgagtggttatccgtataaacattcttttttgctatctgtaagacgaaaagcctgatagcacgcagagactaacggcgtcttctgcgcccttcgtcaatcgcggccgacaagcccgttgacacgcgaagatttatgtcatcttccgcgctcacaagatctgtcatactgacttttgagtcacgctgacgggcggaaataaccgagtggttatccgtataaacattcttttttgctatctataagacgaaaagcctgatagcacgcagagactaacgtcgtcttttgcgccctttatcaatcgcggccgacaagcccgttgacacgtggagatttacgtcatcttccgcgctcacaagatttgtcatactgacttttgagtcacgctgacgggcggaaatacccgagtggttatccgtataaacatccTTTTTTgttatctgtaagacgaaaagcctaatagcacgcagagactaacatcgtcttctgcgcccttcgtcaatcgcggccgacaagcctgttgacgcgcagagatttacgtcatcttccgcgctcacaagatctgtcatactgacttttgagtcacgctgacgggcggaaatacccgagtggttatccgtataaacattcttttttgctatctgtaagacgaaaagcctgatagcacgcagagactaacttcgtcttctgcgcccttcgtcaatcgcggccgacaagcccgttgacacgcggagatttacgtcatcttccgcgctcacaagatctgtcatactgacttttgagtcacgctgacgggcggaaatacccgagtggttatccgtataaacattcttttttgctatctgtaagacgaaaagcctgatagcacgcagagactaacgtcgtcttctgcgcccttcgtcaatcgcgaccgacaagcccgttgacacgcggagatttacgccatcttccgcgctcacaagatctatcatactgacatttgagtcacgctgactggcggaaatacccgagtggttatctgtataaactttcttttgttatctgtaagacagaacgcttgatagcatgcagagactgacatcgtcttctgcacctttcgtTCCCCCGgggacaacaagtcatttacatgcggaggtattttatggtcacccgcgactctcgtcaaccgagaggaacaaaattagtgtcttatctttacttcccttttatctccaataaaagacaagtaaagaggggcaactgtcataccctaatttcgtccggggacctttgcttggtggcatgcaacttgtatttggtcattttgaggtgcttggcacccatcattaggcagtttgtgaagttccgtgacgtgccggaaatcaaaagaaagtattgatgcacaatctgtaaggaagcatcgttgcacaattcgtgaggtcccgtaacattccgtaagtcaaaaaagggatgattatgtaatccgcaaggttccgtaacattacggaaagaaaacaagtatcgttacgaaattcgtaagtttccgtaactttacgaaaaaagaatcacaaaaaaaagccaaaggggggtgtatttagtaaaatggggggtgcaaatagtaattttcgaatctgggtccttctagaggtttctgggcaatttcttgcttaaaggttgaagcaacctagctcgcctgggcgagttaggtggccaccacaccccccgttttgttgaaaaatgggattccggggcttccgtgacacccgtaatgcttccgtaaaattcccataactctaaataagcatatttaacttaatacgggtgagagtgtaacatcctggaaatttctacccggaattttcgaaaacgatgtattttgaatgattttatatatatatatatatatatatatatatatatatatatatatatatatatatatatatatatataagtattattcagtgtatatgtatagatatgttcttggtagaaataggaatagtgggggcaagatatgcgggttggactaattaagggagagaaatccataactgggaggttatgggttaattcctaattaattagttaaaaatcatcgttttgcgtgcgacttagaatttaacgaaaccaacctctgaaccacgctcggggttttattctgagcgttttgatatatatattgcttgctttcaaaaactggccccgacggacgcagagaaacgcgagaaactggaacaagagaaacggcacgcaaaccgaggcaggattttagcgtttcaaaggtcagatttttctcacttttgtggctgagcatgggtcacagtcaaaagggaaagtgggccctttttgctccaatcaaatagggacatgtggcagagcttgaataaaataatagaaaaagaggaaaaccttttatttaagaccaaaaagcttttctctctcctcactcagcaaaACAGAAATTTCAGACAgccctctctctccctcacgttgccattctcttcttcttcattctccattgaagctccacacaaagcttcaacctttggccatcatttctgccccaaatcgcgaaaggagagcattttcggggtcgtgaagtgcgtggctacgagtgggacttcgaaaattcaggtttgggtggacttctttctctcttaaatttcgtgggtatggggttttgggagatatgatgggtggttttgttagttttctgctgtgtgatgattatttgtgaaggcatttgctgaaaacttgttgaaattgccatgtttggatgagttaaacatacccatactgttttagggttttgtgatgatgtttgtgatgtttatatgctgaaattgcccatggaaaactgttagagatgaaatgtagagttaacctagggttggaaagtgagaatgtggtgttatgagtggaaaaagagtgaggctttgagagttggaaagctaagtctgaattctgtggtaaatggaggttaaagtgagttaatactagcttgaaatgtcatttaggacttgggagaaagcttggactgtgctagggagaaaaacaaatgaccaagtgaacaaagagccatttctagggcaaatttgggtgttgaagagtcaaattttgatttggtggaattttaggtgtaaatccaatttgggcaagtttagattgatgttatggattggtgtgaggtgagagtttgcttcaaatttacctcattctaaacttcacctttcaaacctagaaaagccattgaattgaggggttttggacacctagattttgtgttgctgtggtttgaagcttggctttggtttagacatgtttgatacatgatttgggacttgtaggatttgatttgagcaagattggatgaggggaagtgtgattttcgaaatctgcacttatgcagaattttgctgtcaaaataggtgcagcaggattttggctttgtgcagaaaaatgcttgtgtgtggttggttgtggaaagagtagtacagaatgagttctggatgtttgctagtagatcccaacgatcacaatgtaggcttatgcactatagacttccagtaaaattttggagtcgatccaacggttaacgaattggatcgaaggaattgttactgtggtctttaaatgagaaaagctgtgattttggttgatgtgttgagcagagttttctgcctttgctctgttttgcttggctatGATAGCTTGTGctttttgaatgttgttttgcttggatgttgtggaagcttgggaggattgatggggacccggtgttgagagaaacgaggatatgggctacgtgggagtacgtgagctcagttggaggtgggcaataggggatggtgggtttatgcgcgcattgtggatgtggaaaacttgttgtgcaccatcgcccgaccgccacctagtaccacatgtgatgggtaccccataatcctacaagcttgagatgaggaagtgttgaagggtgaaacttcctgcttttattgttgaccacagagtggtacctggagatatgtcgcgggggtcaggagaccttggggacgtcaggtggggtgctattgcccaaaaccaagcttgaccaatcccgacccaacccgggcatagtcggtcagtgagaacctatgatgtacctaagcaggcgagctcctggcagtcaacagataaaaggaacaaagaccacaaagcaaggaggcttgtggtagCTGGCCAGTTGTGAAACTTGACTGATATGTGagatatggtctctggtaatcgattaccaagggtgggtaatcgattacaaggcttaaaaaatgaagacaggaggctaagatggtctctggtaatcgattaccaaggggtgtaatcgattaccaggcttgaaaacgaagtcaggaaacttagggagcctctggtaatcgattaccagcctgtgtaatcgattacaaagagggatgggtcactggtaatcgattaccaggcatgtgtaatcgattacacagtgcattattgcatatttcatgtcctgaggctgtgtaattcacgtttagcctctggtaatcgattaccaaggctgtgtaatcgattaccagagatggaaagccttaaaataccccttttacttgcatgtagtggttatgagacaaattgtgtgtagcgcagttagattcttgtgaaagagtctacccctttcccttctttcttgtagatcgtgatggcggcgcagctaatccgtgatcgagtagagatggagtgcctagagggagcttgggagaccctcgaaggcaacacgaggtgccgatttcggggcaccattcgactCATGGCTACTTCTTtagtgcatccagatgaacctacacggacgcttcagcgcacggtggagtggatactacccacgcctacaccatattgtctagtggagcccgtccaagtgatcgaggtaacgtcatccgaggaagaccccgaGGAGGATCTGGaagagctacctcctgagcctgctgtggatgcccttgactttctatagggtgatgaggatccacttcttgaggtggattctcccgaggaagtcatgtcggcatctgaggcagactctacggaggatagtggcccgggggagatggcgatcagcggaggctcttcatcctagtggacaactttttggattcgttttgtatatgtttgagggtgggtgtatctaggactaactgttaggtttactcttttgtttttgtatgggtagacctgatgtataggcatttgatgattgtatacatgtggctgaagccaccactatggacacctttgctctggatgacactatgtattttgtaaaactcccatattttggacagctttaaaacgatgaatgcatttataatcgatcttgttatttgaaaagaaagcattagcaactttatttgtaaaagagtttatcgaccgtattttattcttttattttcatgtgacgagctaaagtaatggctggtacattcttccttttgaaacagcaaaataatttagagaattatgagcggtaagaaagaaatgactccgaatagagttgtgaactgggcattgaggactttatagtgaggattttccttctaaacctagttatggtgaaaagagaaagaaatgaaaaagaaaaagaagaaaaaaaaatttaccatggtttttgttacttaaattatttctattaaaccagtcattaatttagggacgccacagagagggaagtgaaaaaaagaagaaaataaagtccTAGATGCTtctgtaaggcttccgtaacttttctgtaaattacgaaagaaaggGGGgtaaacttatcaaaattgggggggtgcaaatagcaattttgaaattttgaactgggccttccagaattattttttgaagctggattgcttctggaggaagcaacccagctcgcctgggcgaggtgagctcgcctgggcgagctgggcggcaacctcctccccctttttcctataaataggctgaagggggctgttctaaggatccctcagccccctggctatgtatttcagctgttttgggtgaaaaaaattgtttccgtgaagaaaatccaagccgaggagcttccgtaacgcttccgagatgtttccgtaagcaaatccgtgaaggttttcgtccgttcttcaccgttcttcatccgttcttcgttcttcaacgggtaagttttcgaatccgagactttcaattcatttcttgtgttttttaagctttcatctttatttcattcattttcgatttctttttttctgtctttaacgcgctttttccgtttatttaagccgttttctcacctaataaatgataaaatgaatttcaatcgatcatttgtgttgtaatctcatttaatcacttttaaaacgaaatctaaccgatcattcacgctataacctcggttaaaccaaaaaaagtaaaataataataaaataataaaaatatcttgaaaaataataataaaataatcaaaatatctttgaataaaataatcaaaaaaatcaatcggacgtttttctttggaagtttccttgaataaattgattaataaccaaagtgaaactaagactaaaatcaactcacaaatcaagttttgtccaaaaaatcactaaaaaccgttttaaggtccaacgccttaaacggtcctctttgcttttatcagttaacatggaccattcaaaagcataaaatcaacatgtgactttaccgcttttgcaagaactacgtaggtctgatttcctcatcgcaattgaggatacgtaggagcaaaagccccgcttttgtcgaccacaccgatagatcgttaatggtccaacgccttaacgtttctctcctttcaaaatcaaaagatcgtttaatggtccaacaccttaaatgacctttttgttcaatcaaaatatatcttgcataaagataaaaagcaacttaaccaaacactttgttccgaaagaactacgtaggtctgatttcctcatcacaaattgaggaatacgtaggagcaaagggaaaacaaccttgtcgaccacaaaaagagaaaaatataaaaagggcataaaagatataagaacgtaaagggaacgtaaaaatcaaagtcatgtttgcacattcgattaaaggctgtcgtcccttgtgacggacgtgtggggtgctaacaccttccccgtgcgtaaatacaactcccgaacccttcacttaaaaattcgtagatcgcgtcttttccggtttttccgacgttttcctcaaataaatgttggtggtgactccgcgcgtattcctttcgtggaacatgcatcccgcgagtcacgcgtcgccctcccgccgaagggtaggttgcgacacaaccCATACcagaaaattatctctttttttatgAACCTAATCACCACACTCCTCGTCACACTAGCGTacgaagctgcttcgacccatttagTGAAGTAGTCAATGGCGACTAAGATGAAGCAATGTCCATTTGAAGGCTTGGGCTTAATAGCTCCGTTCACGTTTATACCCCATATAGAGGATGACCAAGGTGCTGCCAAGATGTTCAAAGGTATGGGTGAAGCATTGACATTATTAGCAAAGACCTGGcacttgtggcatttccttacatggatgcAACAATCGttctccatagtgagccagtaatatccCACTCTTAGAATATTATGGGTCATGGCATGCCCGTTGGCATGTGTTCCAAAGCATCCCTCATTCACCTCTACCAGCATTTGCTcagcctccctggcatccacacatcgaagTGGCACCATGTTGTGGTTTGTCTTATATATGATATTCCCACTCAGGAAAAAACCAGCCGCCAACCTTCACAACATTCTCTTGTCGTTGTCATAGGCCTCCTGTGGGTATCCCTTGTTTTCAATGTATCATTTGATATCGAAGTACCAAGGTTTACCATCTTGCTCTTCTTCTATCAAGCAACAATGTGTAGGCTTGCCACAACATCTGAATTTGATGTACGGCAAATCCCTATGCGAGGTTAGTTGGAACATGGATGCTAGAGTGGCAAGGGCATTGGCCATCTGATTCTCCTCTCTAGGAATGTGATGAAAGGATATGTCATCAAAGAATCCTATCAACTTCCTGATGTAGACCTAGTAGGGCACCAACTTATGATCCCTGGtctcccattcccctctcaatTGGTGGATTACCAAGGCTGAGTCCCCATATACCTTGAGCAACTTGACCTTGAAGTGAATTGTTGCTTGGATCCCAAGGGCGCACGCCTTATACTCGGCTATGTTGTTTGTGCATTCAAAACCCAACCTAGTCATGAAAGGTATATATTGGTCATCGGGGGAAACCAAAACTGTCCCAACTCCATGGCCTAGTGCATTCGACGTGCTGTCAAACTACATAATCCATTTGTCCCTATCTTTATCCTCTACTTCCCCCTTAAAGAAGGTCATGATGACCTCATCAAGGAATTCTGGATGCATAGGCTGGTAGTCATTGATGGGCTGTTGAGCCAGGTAATCTGCCAAGGCActcccctttatcgccttttgagtGACATAAACAATGTCAAATTCCGATGGTAGAACCTGCCACCAAGCGATCCATCCAATGAGAGCAAGTTTTTCTAAGATGTACTTGATTGGGTCCATTTTGGACACTAACCAAGTGGTGTAGTTCAccatgtactgccttagacaGTGAGCTTCCCACACCAGcgcacaacatgtcctttcgagcaaagagtaattcatttcacatgcCATGAACTTCTTGGTTAAGTAATAGACGACCAGTTCCCTTTTTCCGGACTCGTCATGCTGCCTGTCGCAAagtgcccttttgcgggtgagcgagggcgaggctcacgggtgcgctttccaaaggaggaaagatgcgcagagtcgccaccaacgtttatttgtggaaaacgtcgggaaaatcgaaggaaaccggtcaaaatgaaaattctaagttcgggagttgtatttacgtttgaggaaggtattagcacctctcacgtttgtctcaaaggacaacaacctattttttagaattgtggacattgtgttaccttaacttttatttctttttattttttgaggtcgacaaaagtggggcccttgctcctacgtacccccCATCAAAGAGggaatcagacctacgtagttctttcttatgcgtgaatcaagtgattctttttacttaaaaggtgatcattttaaggcgttggaccttaaaaaatgatccattttacttggtaagaaactgaaatgataaactttcaaaaccctatttttgtggacgagcttgactaggcgagttgattttagccttagtttcactttagttattagtcgattcaattaagaatgagatatcccaaagagaaaacgtccgattgatttttcgctttattttactaaaaaggtattttttgattattatattattatttcacctctttttttatttccaatgtggttacggcacgaccgaacggtcggaattcattttaaccgaaattaatggatgatacaattcaaacgatcggtggaaatttgttttatttttagattaggcgagaaatgacttaaataaatgacttaagcacgtcaaaagggggtataaaaagcgaatgaaaacgagaataaaaatacatgaaacaaaatgtggaccaccacgggtacatagaatgaattgaaaagctcggtttgaggttcTTACCCGTTGAGgactgaagaaaatgaagaacgaacgatgaatgttgaaggccggtcgagaatcttcgcgtaattactcacggaaacgttacggaagcgcctcggcttggattttcttcacgaaaataattttcctcagtaatttcgagagaatgagaagtgccaagaaggctgaaccctttctcCCATCACTCCTCCcactatttatagcaaaataggggaggagcttgccacccagctcgcccagacgagcaaggttgcttcctccagaagcaacagccttctggaggaagaatctggaaggcccaagtgggcctgattgctatttgtacccctttttactaaatgcacccccctctacctttttttggtaatttttttccgtaacgttacgaaaatttacgaatttagtaacgatacttattttccttccgcaaggttacgagtccttacgaattatgtatttactattttttagctttcgaagaagttacgaaaactcatgGATTGCGAAAAATACCTCCTTCCGATTTCCGTCACagcacggaattttcacggatcgcgtaagcctgcttccttttgattttcggcacgtctcgggacttcacatattgtgcaacaaagggtgccaaacatctcgaagcggccaatcaatggttgtatatcatcaaattataatccccggacgaaattagggtatgacaattgcccctctttacttacctctcatcggagataagaggaaagcaaagataagacactgatttcctccatcctgccctttccgtgatgacgattctcgtctctactccttctcttttttattttttttgctgtacaacacaaaacaaaatacaaacaacaacaagaacaatgaatacaatatacatatacacatatacacatgtttggcgaaggaaccgatccagaaaacaacagaagaacatatttcccagtcactagaggctccgcgcttgatatTTCCCAGCCAacagaatggaggattgccttgagggtcctcacttaggcaatcatgaaacacagctccaaactcgaaagtggaggacacatgaacgaaaacgcaattcatggagctccgaaaaaggggttggcgggaccgaactgtccaccgggtttttccacctaaaaggataacatgctttttgcaaagaaaaataaatcattcgcgagagcaccacatcttagagaaacaatatacttgtgccaagggtaatcttccttgtaaccgagaatgaagggtagaatgtcaacttctagctttcaaatgaacacgcaggggaaacatcgggctaagctgaaaataaatcactcatagtgtataaaactcacaaggcaagtgttttatcctattcccaaac
This region of Glycine soja cultivar W05 chromosome 17, ASM419377v2, whole genome shotgun sequence genomic DNA includes:
- the LOC114391506 gene encoding uncharacterized protein LOC114391506; the protein is MDPIKYILEKLALIGWIAWWQVLPSEFDIVYVTQKAIKGSALADYLAQQPINDYQPMHPEFLDEVIMTFFKGEVEDKDRDKWIMLGFECTNNIAEYKACALGIQATIHFKVKLLKVYIRKLIGFFDDISFHHIPREENQMANALATLASMFQLTSHRDLPYIKFRCCGKPTHCCLIEEEQDGKPWYFDIK